One Sphingobium sp. Z007 genomic region harbors:
- a CDS encoding alanine--glyoxylate aminotransferase family protein: MGPGPVNAHPRVLRAMSADLLGQFDPEMTGYMNQVMALYRPIFGTQNQWTMLVDGTARAGIEAALVSLVAPGDTVLVVNFGRFGLLLTEILGRIGARVETVEATWGEVVPMDAIAAGIERVQPKVVATIHGDTSTTMAQPLDGLGALCAAAGALLYVDATATIGGMAIAADRWGADIVTGGLQKCLGGPSGSAPITISDQAAALIQGRKRVEAGIRRDDISDGAGPRIGSNYFDLAMIMDYWSDKRLNHHTEATSMLYAARECARIMLGEGLEASYARHEAAGRAMTAGLRAMGLTVFGDDAHRMTNVTGVFIPQGVDGERVRTMMRNAFEIEIGTAFGPLQGRIWRIGAMGYNAMQHKVLSTLGALEACLRREGFTLPAGEAVNAAMAAWDA, from the coding sequence ATGGGGCCGGGGCCGGTCAATGCCCACCCCCGCGTGCTGCGCGCCATGTCCGCCGATCTGCTGGGCCAGTTCGACCCGGAAATGACCGGCTATATGAACCAGGTCATGGCGCTGTATCGCCCGATCTTCGGCACGCAGAACCAGTGGACGATGCTGGTCGATGGCACCGCGCGGGCGGGGATCGAAGCGGCGCTGGTCAGCCTGGTCGCGCCGGGCGACACCGTGCTGGTGGTCAATTTCGGTCGCTTCGGCCTGCTGCTCACGGAAATATTGGGCCGCATCGGCGCGCGGGTCGAAACGGTGGAGGCGACCTGGGGCGAAGTCGTGCCGATGGACGCCATCGCTGCTGGGATCGAACGGGTGCAGCCCAAGGTGGTCGCCACCATCCATGGCGATACCTCCACCACCATGGCGCAACCGCTCGACGGCCTGGGCGCGCTGTGCGCGGCGGCGGGGGCGCTGCTCTATGTCGATGCGACTGCGACGATCGGCGGCATGGCCATCGCCGCCGATCGCTGGGGCGCGGACATCGTCACCGGCGGCTTGCAGAAATGCCTGGGCGGGCCATCGGGATCGGCGCCGATCACCATCTCCGATCAGGCGGCGGCGCTGATCCAGGGCCGCAAGCGGGTCGAAGCCGGCATCCGCCGCGACGACATCAGCGACGGCGCGGGGCCGCGCATCGGCTCCAACTATTTCGACCTCGCCATGATTATGGATTATTGGAGCGACAAGCGCCTCAATCATCATACCGAAGCGACGTCGATGCTCTACGCCGCGCGCGAATGTGCGCGGATCATGCTGGGCGAAGGGCTGGAGGCCAGCTACGCCCGCCACGAAGCCGCCGGGCGCGCGATGACCGCCGGGCTGCGCGCCATGGGGCTGACCGTCTTTGGCGACGACGCGCATCGCATGACCAATGTGACGGGCGTTTTCATCCCGCAGGGCGTCGACGGCGAACGCGTCCGCACGATGATGCGCAATGCGTTCGAGATCGAGATCGGCACCGCCTTCGGTCCGCTCCAGGGCCGGATCTGGCGGATCGGCGCGATGGGTTATAATGCGATGCAGCATAAGGTGCTGAGCACGCTGGGTGCGCTGGAGGCGTGCCTGCGGCGGGAGGGATTTACGCTCCCCGCCGGTGAGGCTGTCAATGCAGCGATGGCGGCGTGGGACGCGTGA